In the genome of Poecilia reticulata strain Guanapo linkage group LG16, Guppy_female_1.0+MT, whole genome shotgun sequence, one region contains:
- the tubgcp6 gene encoding gamma-tubulin complex component 6 isoform X1 gives MYSSSNNPTKANSSSSSSITELLSALCDCSLSGLSWKRRALGGVSREGFHRALKKRAYGALLSKLFQDGTKGSASRPSAAARTPPRNKVLMMCFDLRVAGCQEEAEALEDRLGRLREGASSGLREVDSVLELLVCLAGSTPPPPTSFSRDYMRRERAVLRRPQPWSYQSEELQRLEARAWGLVCAEEWGTLETLCGTQRLMDSLPRTGLLALKMKVEAEERFEKETRLSLFGALQHTRTSDMDIRLDLPPVPSNIDVTGLAIRVPHYLDQSEDEGFQSASNLTPDSQSEASPVPDVDIWEAVRTFDPRRRRCWECVGCPPGKRESFYLTEGGRETFDQLYRLWEGEMRVVSSSDSSPILMLPLDSQTQLVSDLLNVLIGVASTTFPLNQSIQFDVRPGVCVSGASPXSVSRLLGELAQYGTHYLRLSRFSLQSADKKGLVFQAFTGGLRKYLHYYRACVLTTPPTLSLLTIGFLLRKVGRQLRYLSELCCVDGPSGSGQAAFPVGVKLLSYLYNEAQSNCSNENYPILLSLLKSCCEPYTRFVSDWVYSGVFRDVCGEFMIQVNEDYLSFRDKHFWVQGYTLISKDVEDCVPVFLRHIANDVYVCGKTINLLRICCPQHYICWSELPVPRIAVTFSLQEVEEIERECAVYRGRMERIAKHSAVSREEQALRAERARQELINQVRESAAKTLESIRGRQVSQRLAEEAKKRERFEELKQHLEQEQEWRNAAKKKQEDDNFGFARELRDREKRLQALEEQLEQRARKELIAQYSRLSEEAARRERRAMWRVQRMRLHGARXQFFMLDRQKIQALLDKYPFDQESPPMAALPSGXSLTPQQTHEFPTQEEQSADIRRSEAASPPLNPSAADPPPISEDSDISDLLTKSLKPDSQQVDNALEEIGSDLPDARPALQLVDYDFSAPFSPLEGIAGQSSSQSRPRWGXAVQPDLMQYSEASSLGTDQGQNEPVPEPEESDEQKKDQTKTEGGEADTKDKESERGDTAGGGVSLPVPQSSLSIAKIKVPDRSSHGHSSDAHIKVGQNVSEVTAPLPSXNVHGHASDSHIKVGEHVSEVGAPTPSLGAHGHSSDAHIKIGEYVPECVPPLPVPNIHGHVSHAHIKVGEHVSEIEAPLPLPNVHGHSSDAHIKVGENVSDVVAPRPAPSVHGHSSDANIRVGEFVSNVVEGRPRWSKHGHASDCVLQPGCVVSGEELPSAPLPGSSYGHSSDSALGIGCVVQGEEPKRAALPGSAHGHSSDSALGVGCVVTKSDPLPSPLPGSAYGHSSDSTLGIGCVVQGSEPPPAALPGSAYGHSSDSALGVGCVVKGKEDQKTKDEEDKVFPSGSPTDDRMVCWTSGLWLSPGEKSQQEYLLALSAQYQVEHYEDCYNLLALSPESQLLKQVTRGPWGLPMDPTLRRATDTTAVQLSEMVSLPVLIKHSVTAPLITHVSLVNKAIVDYFFVELGVERHFEALRHFLLMEDGEFAQSLSDLIFEKMASGQTPGELLTPLVLNSILSKALQYSLHGDTPLAPNFTFALRFLPETFHPHAPDSLNCLELRYKVDWPLNIIITDSCMNKYNRLFSFLLQLKHMVWSLRDVWFHLKRTALVKGAGHSVQFRQLQLYRHEMQHFVKVIQGYIANQILQVSWTEFTAKLATAGDLDGIHRTHADYLNRAIFRGLLTEKAAPVMNIIHSIFSLILKFRAQLIAQPWDSQQGEAVHPSFIAMQQSYNTFKYYSHFLFKVVTKLVNRGYQPHLEDFLLRINFNNYYKDS, from the exons ATGTATTCGAGCTCAAACAATCCCACAAAGGccaactccagcagcagcagcagcatcacgGAGCTCCTGAGCGCTCTGTGTGACTGCAGCCTCTCTGGGCTCTCTTGGAAGCGTCGAGCCCTCGGAGGTGTTTCCAGAGAGGGCTTCCACCGAGCCCTTAAAAAGCGGGCCTATGGCGCCTTGCTGTCTAAGCTTTTTCAAGATGGCACCAAAGGGTCTGCCTCGAGGCCCAGTGCCGCAGCTAGAACCCCTCCCAGGAACAAAGTCCTGATGATGTGCTTTGACTTGCGAGTGGCCGGCTGCCAGGAAGAAGCGGAGGCGCTGGAGGATCGGCTGGGGAGGCTGCGTGAAGGAGCGTCCTCCGGTCTGAGAGAAGTGGACTCCGTCCTGGAGCTCCTAGTGTGCCTCGCCGGCTCCACGCCGCCGCCTCCCACCTCGTTCAGCAGGGACTACATGAGACGAGAGAGGGCCGTGCTGCGGAGGCCGCAACCCTGGAGCTACCAGAGCgaggagctgcagaggctgGAGGCCAGGGCGTGGGGTCTGGTGTGTGCGGAGGAGTGGGGGACGCTGGAGACTCTGTGTGGAACTCAGAGGCTGATGGACTCCCTGCCAAGGACAGGGTTGCTGGCTTTGAAGATGAAAGTGGAAGCAGAAGAGAGATTTGAGAAGGAGACGCGACTGTCGTTGTTTGGGGCGCTGCAGCACACTCGAACGTCAGATATGGACATCAGACTGGACCTCCCACCTGTTCCCAGTAATATCGATGTTACTGGACTGGCTATCAGG GTTCCTCACTACTTGGATCAGTCAGAGGACGAGGGCTTCCAGTCAGCCTCCAACCTTACCCCAGACTCTCAGTCAGAGGCGAGCCCCGTTCCAGATGTTGACATCTGGGAGGCTGTCCGCACGTTTGACCCCAGAAGGCGCCGCTGCTGGGAGTGTGTTGGCTG TCCACCAGGAAAAAGGGAGTCCTTCTATCTgacagagggaggcagagagacATTTGACCAGCTCTACCGGCTGTGGGAGGGAGAGATGAGGGTCGTGAGCTCCAGCGACTCCTCTCCCATCCTCATGCTGCCCCTGGACTCCCAGACGCAATTAGTGTCCGACCTCCTGAACGTTCTGATAGGAGTGGCGTCCACTACCTTCCCTCTCAACCAG AGCATTCAGTTTGACGTCAGGCCCGGCGTGTGCGTCTCGGGAGCTTCTCCAGASAGCGTGTCTCGTCTTCTGGGGGAGTTGGCCCAGTATGGCACCCACTACCTGAGGCTGAGTCGCTTTTCTCTCCAGAGTGCTGACAAGAAGGGCCTAGTCTTCCAG GCGTTCACCGGTGGTCTGAGGAAGTACCTGCATTACTACAGAGCGTGTGTCCTCACCACTCCCCCCACTCTTAGCCTGTTGACCATCGGCTTCCTTTTACGCAAAGTGGGCCGCCAGCTCAG GTACCTGTCGGAGCTGTGCTGTGTGGACGGACCGTCGGGCTCAGGCCAGGCCGCCTTCCCTGTG GGTGTTAAGCTGCTGTCCTACCTCTACAACGAAGCCCAGAGTAACTGCAGCAACGAGAACTATCCCATCCTGCTGTCCCTGTTGAAGAGCTGCTGTGAACCTTACACACG GTTCGTGTCCGACTGGGTGTACAGCGGCGTGTTTCGAGACGTTTGTGGAGAATTCATGATCCAGGTCAACGAGGATTACCTCAGTTTCAGGG ACAAACATTTCTGGGTTCAAGGCTACACTCTGATATCAAAGGATGTGGAGGACTGTGTGCCGGTCTTCCTGAGACACATTGCCAACGACGTCTATGTCTGTGGGAAGACCATAAACCTCCTCCGAATCTGCTGTCCGCAG CACTACATCTGCTGGTCGGAGCTGCCGGTGCCTCGCATCGCCGTCACCTTCTCCCtgcaggaggtggaggagattgagaGGGAATGCGCGGTGTATCGCGGCCGCATGGAGAGGATCGCCAAACACAGCGCCGTCAGCAGGGAGGAGCAG GCCCTGCGAGCAGAGCGAGCGCGCCAGGAGCTGATCAATCAGGTCAGGGAGTCGGCGGCTAAAACCCTGGAGAGCATCCGAG GGCGCCAGGTGTCACAGCGTCTAGCTGAGGAGGCCAAGAAAAGGGAACGCTTTGAAGAGCTGAAGCAGCACCTGGAACAGGAGCAGGAG TGGCGAAATGCAGCCAAGAAGAAGCAGGAGGACGACAACTTTGGCTTTGCCAGAGAGctgagagacagagaaaagagACTGCAAGccctggaggagcagctggagcagagAGCCAG AAAGGAGCTGATTGCTCAGTACAGCCGTCTGTCGGAGGAAGCGGCTCGCAGAGAGAGACGGGCCATGTGGAGAGTGCAGCGAATGAGACTCCACGGAGCCAGGRAACAGTTCTTCATGCTCGACAGGCAGAAAATTCAG GCATTGCTGGATAAATACCCCTTTGACCAGGAGAGCCCTCCCATGGCTGCATTGCCATCTGGTYCTTCATTAACGCCACAACAAACTCAT GAATTTCCCACTCAGGAGGAGCAGTCAGCAGACATTCGAAGATCAGAAGCTGCATCCCCGCCACTTAATCCGTCGGCAGCAGACCCTCCTCCCATCTCGGAGGACTCCGACATCAGTGACCTTCTCACTAAATCGCTGAAGCCTGACAGTCAGCAAGTGGATAACGCCTTGGAGGAGATTGGCTCTGACCTACCTGATGCCCGTCCTGCTCTGCAACTCGTTGACTATGACTTTAGTGCCCCCTTTAGCCCACTCGAGGGTATCGCCGGTCAATCTTCATCTCAGTCCAGGCCTCGGTGGGGACYTGCAGTGCAGCCTGACTTGATGCAGTACTCTGAAGCTTCCAGCTTGGGTACAGACCAGGGTCAGAATGAGCCTgtaccagaaccagaggaaagtgatgagcagaaaaaagatcaaactaAGACTGAGGGAGGTGAGGCAGACACTAAAGACAAAGAATCAGAGAGGGGAGATACAGCTGGTGGAGGTGTTTCTCTCCCAGTCCCTCAGAGTTCTCTCTCCATTGCCAAGATAAAGGTTCCAGACAGAAGCTCTCATGGCCATTCATCTGATGCTCATATAAAGGTTGGACAGAATGTCTCTGAGGTAACTGCTCCCCTGCCCTCCMMCAACGTTCACGGCCATGCTTCGGACTCGCATATCAAGGTGGGAGAACACGTGTCCGAAGTCGGCGCTCCCACACCGTCCCTCGGTGCTCACGGTCACTCCTCTGACGCTCACATCAAA ATCGGGGAATATGTTCCTGAGTGTGtccctcctcttcctgtccCTAATATCCACGGTCACGTCTCGCACGCCCACATCAAGGTTGGCGAACACGTTTCCGAAATAGAGGCACCGTTACCGTTGCCGAACGTTCACGGCCACAGCTCTGACGCTCACATAAAGGTTggggaaaatgtttcagatgttgTGGCGCCGCGGCCTGCACCCAGCGTTCACGGACATTCCTCTGATGCCAATATAAGAGTGGGGGAGTTTGTGTCTAACGTAGTGGAAGGAAGACCTCGTTGGAGCAAACACGGACACGCCTCGGATTGTGTCCTCCAGCCGGGTTGTGTGGTCTCTGGAGAAGAACTCCCATCAGCCCCTCTGCCTGGCAGCTCTTACGGTCACTCCTCAGACTCTGCTTTAGGCATTGGGTGTGTGGTCCAGGGAGAGGAGCCCAAACGAGCAGCGTTACCTGGCAGCGCCCACGGACATTCATCAGACTCTGCTTTGGGCGTTGGATGCGTCGTCACGAAATCCGATCCGCTTCCATCGCCGCTACCAGGCAGCGCCTACGGTCACTCTTCTGATTCAACACTGGGCATTGGCTGCGTGGTGCAGGGGTCAGAGCCGCCACCCGCTGCACTTCCAGGCAGCGCCTACGGTCACTCATCAGACTCTGCTCTGGGGGTTGGATGTgtagtgaaaggaaaagaagatcAAAAGACAAAGGACGAGGAAGATAAAG TTTTTCCTTCAGGCAGCCCCACCGATGACAGGATGGTGTGTTGGACGTCTGGGTTGTGGTTATCCCCTGGAGAGAAGTCCCAGCAGGAATACCTCTTGGCCCTGTCCGCTCAGTACCAGGTGGAACACTACGAGGACTGCTACAACTTACTGG CTTTGTCCCCCGAGTCCCAGCTGCTGAAGCAGGTAACGCGGGGGCCCTGGGGCCTTCCCATGGACCCGACGCTCCGCAGAGCCACAGACACCACAGCTGTCCAGCTCAGTGAGATGGTTTCCCTGCCGGTGCTGATAAAGCACTCTGTCACCGCCCCGCTCATCACGCA TGTCTCCTTGGTGAATAAGGCTATAGTGGACTACTTCTTTGTGGAGCTGGGGGTGGAAAGACACTTTGAGGCGCTGCGCCACTTCCTGTTGATGGAGGATGGCGAGTTCGCCCAGTCTCTCAGCGATCTGATCTTTGAAAAG ATGGCCAGCGGCCAGACTCCAGGCGAGCTGCTGACCCCACTGGTCCTGAACTCCATCCTCAGCAAGGCCCTGCAGTACAGCCTCCACGGAGACACTCCCCTCGCTCCTAATTTCACTTTCGCCCTGCGCTTCCTGCCCGAAACCTTCCACCCCCACGCCCCGGACTCCCTCAACTGCTTGGAGCTGCGCTACAAG GTGGACTGGCCGTTGAACATCATCATCACCGACAGCTGCATGAACAAGTACAACCGCTTGTTTTcgttcctgctgcagctcaaacaCATGGTGTGGAGCCTCAGGGACGTCTGGTTTCACCTCAAGAGGACAG CTCTGGTGAAAGGCGCGGGCCACTCGGTGCAGTTCCGTCAGCTGCAGCTCTACAGGCACGAGATGCAGCATTTTGTCAAAGTCATACAGGGTTACATCGCCAACCAGATCCTGCAGGTGTCCTGGACCGAGTTCACGGCCAAGCTGGCCACCGCCGGTGACCTGGACGGCATCCACCGCACACACGCCGACTACCTCAACAGAGCCATCTTCAG GGGTCTGCTGACAGAGAAAGCAGCTCCGGTCATGAACATCATCCACAGCATTTTCAGCCTGATCCTCAAATTTCGGGCTCAGCTCATCGCGCAACCCTGGGACAGCCAGCAGGGGGAGGCAGTGCACCCGAGCTTCATTGCTATGCAGCAGTCGTACAACACTTTTAAGTATTACTCCCACTTCCTTTTCAAAG TGGTGACTAAACTGGTGAACCGAGGCTATCAGCCCCATTTAGAGGATTTCCTGCTTCGCATCAACTTCAACAACTACTACAAGGACTCTTGA